The genomic window TAAATGCATAGTTTTTTCTGTAAAAGCACATAGAGGGTGCAATTGTTTCTCATCGGCGTACTAGTCATTTGcttcatttgttttattcctatatatattacatatcatatgtatacactCATGTCTACATACCATTGTACCTCCTTTCTGAACACTGTTAGGTATGTATGCCCCTTGTGatgaaaaaagtattatatcAAAGTTTCGAGAGTTCTATAGcctaaaaaatgtaaattaccAAGAACAAATTGAAAACATGTCCTTGTTTAGAGAACAGGcttattacataaattcTATTATAGAAgagataaaagaaaattactGCATTGATAATAAGCACTTACggaataatgaaatttttattctttttgaTGAGCCTTGTATAGCTACGACACCTGTTGATAATGCAAGTAATAAGGGAAAAAGAGCTTCTGCAAAAAGCGTGTtacatgtttatttatttgcgCAAGAGGACGGCGAGTATGCATAGGCAGAcgcgtacatatatgtatgagtatatatgtgtgtatatgtatttgtatgtatgtgtacttatgtatgtatatgtatgtgtacttatgtatgtatatgtatgcgtttgtatgtgtacatatgtaagtatatgtatatgttggAGAACCTTTTTTCATGCACATAGTCATTCTTTTACGTCCTGTGGTTCTTTTTTCTTAGTAATTATCAGTGCCATTTCAGACTACTTAAAGGAGTATTGTGGAATTATAATCACTCATAACTATGacttactaaaaaaaatttgccaaagcaaaaacattatttttaaaagaattaatgagaatattaattatttaaagagACAAGAGGGCGAACGGGCTGCTAAACTAGAGAGAGGAATTTGCAAAAACAGCGAAGCTTTAGAAACATGTAGACACACAAATATAGATAGCAAAGTGCTAGAGTTGTTAAATGCATATGAAAAgagatataaatttattcataatcTGAGTAATCTTTTGTATTACAAGTTTTTGGATTACTTAAAGAATAcgaaggataaaaaaaagactttaaataatttttttgaaaattttgtcAACTATGGTTATGATAAAAGTAATAGCGTGGAAGAGCAGTGTATGCATGTTGCTGCTGGTCATGCTGCTCAGGATGATGGTGataattttgaattaatGCAGAATGAAGATATGAGAGAGATAATGAAGGAGTACTCATTAGAAGgagatatattaaataaagagggcgatgtaattaaaaaaaaaaattacataaggAAGAACAGTAAGGAAAAAACTAATGTCAGCAATTTGAAGAACTATGATATGGAAGTCAGCAGGAATGATGATGCATGTCAATTGAGGAAAGATAGAACTAACGCAGTTTTAGGGGAAGCAGTGCCTGAATATTACGAAAATTGTGAAAATCatgaaaaagaattaaatatagcaattgaaaaaattgaacGTGCTGCAAATAGAAAAGTCGTTAAGATAGGCATGAATGAGGATATTcctatttcttttaaaaacaaaagcatagtttatattttatgcatttttgcaaaaaataaaaacaagccatatttttacatagGTATAAGTGATAACATTTCGGAGAGAATAAAATGTCACACGagaaatttattaaacagtaaaaatcttttaaaaaatgaaaaaagaaataatattctaaattataaatatgacatgaatgttttttatacattGATATTTCAAGTAGATAATAAAATGCTTGCTTccaaatatgaaaaagaacTATCTGACTTGTTGAAGAGAAACTATGATATTATTTCCAAGtgacttttttaaaaatgtggaAACATTAATCGAATAAGCGAAACAGATGTGAGGCGCTTTTGCCCAATTTGATCATAATGAGCactagagaaaaaaaaaaaaaaaaaaaaaaaaaaaattcatacatatgtatgtacatacatatatgatcatatacttatatatatatgtgtctCGTATATCGATTTTACATTTGCATGTTAGTTGTCGATAACCCCTTTACTGCTACAGAAGGGTTTCCGTTTGTCTTAAAATGTCTCCTCCATTTAATTTAGCTATTAACTATTAAAGCCGCACAGCAAAATAGCGACTTTTTATACCAGTTTTAAAACGTTCCAGTAGGTGTGTTCCTGCGCATATAGTGCTTCGATGTATCTTCCCCATGACTAGTTCTGCCATATTCCCATTTCTTTCGCTAAAAAAGAGTGCAATGTATggatgtacacatatatgcttAAATTCATTTGCGAGCCTGTGAATTCGtccatacatatacatacatgtacacgTACACATACCCATACACATATCCATACACATATCCATACACATATCCATACACATATCCATACACATATCCATACACATATCCATACACATATCCATACACATATCCTACACATATCCATACACATATCCATACACATATCCATACACATATCCATACACATATCCATACACATATCCATACACATATCCATACACATATCCATATACATATCCATACACATACCCATATACATATCCATACACATATCCATACACATACCCATATACATACCCATATATACCCATACACATATCCATACACATATCCATACACATATCCATATACATATCCATACACATATCCACACACATACCCATATACATACCCATATATACCCATACACTTACCCATACACATAcccatatatacacatacccatatatacccatacacatatatacccATACACATATCCATACACATACCCATACACATACCCATACACATACCCATACACATACCCATACACATTACCTGTTAATCACTTTTGCACGAATAAACCCCCCATTTTAACCTCGAATAACTTGATCTTTTAGCTTAAAAACTATCCTTGATATCATGAGATTACCATATTTTCGgctttccttttcctttattaTGTAGTGACATCTATTCTGTTCTACTTCCTTCACAAAATTATTCGAGTTTGTTACATCTGTTACGTATGTCGCGTTAATATGAGGCACCCTATATATGCGTCCCCTGTCTCTCGACGGTgctacaaataatatatctcTGAAACGAAGTAGGAACATTCATTATCGTGACATTTTTGAACGAACAggtttttaatataattataaataatataaatatgattagATTTGTGTGAgagatttttatttttacaatatttattatcCCTGAAATTTAGCGTATATTCGTCGTTATTACACGAGATGGAATAGATaaagtattttattaacaaagAAGGATATCCATCCgctttaatattaaaaatttttttatattcactTAACacgtaaaaaaagaatgtttcattttttagaaatagtATATCGTATTTGTCTAAGTAGTTGTAGTTTATGGAAAGGATGCCTTTATATGCATTATCTTGGGCTCTACCTTTACGTTCATGTTTATTCCTCTTCTGATTATCCTCTTTGCTTAGGACATTGCCCTGTGATTCTTCACAAGCATTTTTAATGACTCCTTGTTCAAAgcatttttcttcattttcaaaatttaaggTACTACTTATGTTGCACTGATTGAtgtgttcataattttcatatttcagATTGTTATAAATTAGAATAATTCTGTAAAAGTATTCCTTGTTTATTTCactttgaaaattatttacatagattttattttttttaaaatttttatatagttcAAAATTCCaataaaagataatttttaacatattatGAGCATGGTCATAATTTACTAGGTCTAAGCTTACATTTCTCTGCACATTTCGCTGTTTCATTTTGAGTAAAATGCTGGTACTACTAGAGTTATTATTGCTACtactgttatatatatttaccgCACCGTGgttaatgaaatttatttctCCGTACTTGTTCTTTAACTTATCATTTTTGAAGAGAGCGTCTTCACTTATCTTATAAGGTAAGtcacttttaaaataaaatgcaacCAGACTTTTTAATATCAAATTGCTTATATCTCTTTTGTCATATTTCTTAACGTTTGAATTGCTTAccaataatttattattatttttttttttactagaAAAAATCATTCGAAAATTTCTGTTCCTGCTATACACCGAGTTGTCAATAATGCATTTTAACATGACAACCTCCCTGTTAGTTTCCATGCTTTGTCCACATGCACaaacaaaattattcttttgtttttgaaTTAACCGTTTAACGGAGTCCTTCCCCATTTGCTTCGAATAGTTATATTCTTCTAATTTGGACGATAATTCACAATATTTCAAATCTTGGTCATCCTTCAGACGGTTATTCAGGTCATCCTTTTTATCGTCCCCATCATCCCCCCAATTATTTCCCCTTTTATCATCCTTACTTCCACCCCTATGAACATTGCTCCCTAAATTTACGTCCTTCTTTATTGcgaaaagtaaaattatataattttctgttTGCTCATCGTGatagttttcattttttaatttttttatataatgctCTACAATATATTCCAACATATGGTTGTATAAATCAAAATagaatcctttttttttattcttttctacCTTTTCCCCCCTCTCTTCATCTGTTTTTTCACTTTTGGTTGAGCAACCAATGCAGTTATTAATTATCCCATTACTTATTTGTGGATATCTTCCTTCCTCAATTGCAGTTACTAAATCTTGTACCTCGCTAAAATCGTTTATAAGATcgaatgtatttttattcattaaattatttgaacTCCTTTCTATTCTTccattgtatatattttgtgcTGTTCTCAAATTTGTCAAATTTGTGCAGTCGCTTACCTTGTCAAAGCATCTAGCATTTGTATCATAGGCCTGATACTTTGGATACCTCATATTTGTGTAGCTATAAAAATTTGAGTcattaaaagtataataatttttgttcaaAATAGGACCCTTTGGTTCACATTGTATATAAACTGTGGAAGAATTAATAATGCATGCATTTTCGCTCTGTTCTATAGTTGTAATTATatgatttataaataaatcaacaaaatattttacataattttcattactAAAAAGTAGATAATTTTGTTGTtgcttcatttttgtttgatatttcttgtatttatcataaaaattattttctggtatgttcatattattcttcaaaaaaaaataacaataatctactaaatattcataataattataatttaatatatgaatattttttacaattatatgaaaggatattttttcatttgaagaactttctaaaattaaaatatcgtttaaacatatttttatgtcaaaatatgtgtatacaaaTAAACATAACTCGATGagaaatatgaataatatatgatttttactttcataattatttatcatGTCATATtctatatcaaaaaaaagcCATCGATTTTCATTTGTTATGATCAGTTCATACAAATGCATTTCGTCCTCTTTTCTGCTTCGATTTATTGGTAATGAATTTTTGtctttatcctttttatctCCAAAATAAATCTCATCCAATGATAGAGCATAAATGCAGTaggattttaaaaaattataaaaactgTCCAGAATAAAACACCTCTTTCCGTTTTCCAGCTCTTCTGTGTATAATACTACTTTCTTATTATCATTATGATTACTGCCCTCAGTAACTCTGTTATCATCATTATCAGCCTTATCGTATTTACTGTAGTCGTATTTATCATCCTGATGGATGTTTGATTCCCCCCATTTTAATAACTCCCTGTAATACAAAAGAGCATCATGCTGTTTGTAgaaataccttttttttatgctgTTTGTATTTGTATCATTAAAATTGCTTATCCTTTTTAGTAcactatatttttcaatatttccTTCGAAGGAGGAGACCTTTCTGTCTTTTCCCTTTCCATAAAACGTTTCAGAGTCTATGGCCATCTTATATCTTTGAGTGTTTCACGGAGTGGTGTAAATGAGTCAGAAGACGAATAGGCGGAACATGCGAATAGGTGAATAAAAGAACATATGAATAGGCGAATGTGCGAATGTGCGAATGTGTATATCACTTACAGCCTATAATGCTCAGATTGCAAGTCGCTGCTCATACTTCATTTTACATATCTTTAATTGTAAAGGGGAAAACTTTAAAGTGTTCATAAttaaagtgaaaaaaaagtaaccAAAAAACTGAAAAAGGCTATTcggtaaaaaaattataaaagagaGTTATTCGGTGAAAACTAATAAAAAGAACTATTCaacaaaaaattgtaaaaaaggACTATTCGACAAAAAACTGTAAAAAAAGTgcaatcattaaaaaaaataaaaaaacacaaaaaggagaaaaaaatttggCGCGAAATTTCGATAAAATGggcataaaaaattattatccaTGTATCAACCCTTTGATGCGTTCTGTTATTTTTTCGTCAAATATTTTGTCTCGAATTTCATCCCcaatctttaaaaaaatagttaaaaaaaataaaataagtaaaaaaaataaaataagtaaaataagtaaaataattaaaataagtaaaataagtaaaataaataaaataagtaaaataaataaaataagtaaaataaataaaataaaatgattaaaattaaataaaattaatattatgcaaaatattatattatgaagaaaaaaaaaacattacaAGTGGTCAAGTTGTAAACTCACGTATAACAATGCATATTATGCGCGAACTGTTCAGCTGTACGAATGATTATACAATATACATGTGTCCGTACCTGGTAAAGTGGGTTCAAAATAACGAAGTCGAGGAATAACGTTTTGTAAATATcccttaaaaaatttgacaAGTTCGGGGTATTTTTATGAGTAATAAGAACAAATTTATAAgctgagaaaaaaaaaaaaaaaaaaaaccaaaaaaaaaaggaagtgTATACTGAGAATTACgtatttttatgtacatacaaaGTTCAAATGCTTGTATATGCTTTGTGTGTGAACTATACTAGTACATCCAGCGCAAAGCATTAAGATggcacacatatatatatatatatatgtatatatacatatagataCATCATATATCTATGTACGCTTCGCGGTAAGACTTATATATGACGGGGCAGATAACCTGTTAGCGTTTCAAAGTAGTGTAATTTGTATAAAGGCGTGTTGAACGAATTAAAATTTCCAACATGCAAATTACCCTGCATATTGTCAAAGTTTTGGTTATACCTCTTTGAGCTttgatttaaatttttattagaatttTCGATGGATTTATAAAGATTTTTTAACCTTTTATTTGGttgaatattaaaacataGGTAATTTATAGCATAAATAGATCCTAACAATAACTTTTCCGTTTCATTTTTGttccctttattttttttttctttatcatcTTTTTTCAAGTCAATGCTATAGATACACAagtttttgtaaaatatgtaGAAGTAGTAATACTCACAGGAGGTTTCAAAGGCTTCCGTTATTTTGTCATGAGACATATTCTTAAGCATTTCTTAAAAGAGGACTTTCTATGTGTTTAAAtgcgtatgtgtatattttacaaaaaaaaatacgtataTTTCTTAGGCTCATATATTatgtgtaaaaaatattagcaaaaaagtgaaatctttttttcttttttttttcgtgcTTCACTTGTTAAACGGTAGATATTCAACTAGTCAACTGTTCAAACGTTTCCAAATATAAAATCTTTGCACTTCGTAATACTACAATATATGGTCGATTTTGTATCGTCTTTTACTCATCTCCTTTGCACAGTCTAGTTTACTCCACAAGTTTGAACtgctttttaattaaaaatttgtcGCCTTCAGATTAGTTTCAACATAAATTTTGCCTTTGCCTTTACTTTTGCTTTTGATTTTAGCCCTAACTTTGTTTGTAGTTTTATACTGATTTTAGTATCACTGTTATTATAGCTTTATGTTGACTTCAGCTTTAATTTtgactataatttttttttgttttgttttttggttaaattattcttaaaaaaaatgtatttcgAGCATACGCGAAAATTTTTTGATCTGTGGAAGGTCCTTTTGCATTACAGCTgcaagaaaaattaaaaaaaaaaaaaatacataaatacgtaCGTACTTATGTTAGTAAagatatgtatatgcgtacGAATAGGTACATATAAGAGCTCACTAAATTTACGTGCACATGTACATGCTATGGCAGGTATGACTGTTCTTACgcttttcaaaaatatgCACTGCAAGAAgcattacataaaaaaatgttaagaaGTGTTATTACCATTTTCACTTAAGTACATGTTTAGAGAGCAGTGAAGTATTAACACAAATTACACGCTATTTATTCGTGCCAGTTCGTTTAgtcaaattttaaaattccggacgaatttttttaaaaaaaatgaagggTAGCAGTAAAATATAgtgagaaaaaaattgtacacACGAGATAGTATAATAACTGTAATGAAGtgcttttaaaaaagagaagataAACGATAAAATGGAAGAAAAGGAAGCAGATACAATAGTAGATAACATAGGATATAAGATAggagataaaaaagaagataaaattaaaggtGAAAAGAATGTTAATGTTAAAATGGGAGATATAATGAGAAAGCAAAAAACATCACCATTAATTGACCAGAATGATGGAAATATggataataaatattacagtaaaataaattccagtgatgaaaaaatagaaaagagaaaaagttTTTCTAAAGATATAATAGCTAGTTTAGAcgaaaacatatataaacatgatgcttatacaaatacaaatataaaagacgaggtttttttttctgatgaaaaaaggaaaaatgatCGCTCAGGGTACAACGAAAGGAAGGTTGCTAGTAGTTCATCAGATCACATTGAAGACAagaaaattgtatataatgaaaaacagAAGAGTAAgacattttttgtaaataagtTGAGTAACAGTAATAGGTCAAATTATGCTAACAATAGCGACAAAAATAATCGCATTAATTGCAGTACTTTAAAtgactataaaaaaaagtccGATGAAAAAAGTTTAGAGGGGGGGAAAAAGGGAAACTACTCAATCAGTAGAAGTGAgaaggaagaaaaatataataaaaaaaggaattcaAGTCAAACTAACGCAAAGGATAATCATAAGGGTAAGGGGGAACATAAAGAAGAAGGCCATGAAGAAAGGCATGGAGAAGGCCATGAAGAAAGGCATGGAGAAGGCCATGAAGAAGACCATGAAGAAGACCATGAAGAAGACCATGAAGAAGACCATGAAGAAGACCATGAAGAAGACCATGAAGAAGACCAAGAAGAAGATCAGGAAGAAGATTACCACTATCAGGATAAACAGtgtaaggaaaaaaagaaaaagaacagTTCACGTAAGGATAATATTCGGGATAGAGTGTACGAATACAGTCATAATGTTATATACCACGAATTGTACATTGAGTTACTGCATGAAAATAAAAGTCTACAgaacgaaataaaaaatttgaaaaaaattattgaaatgcaaaaaattttaattaaaagcAAGGAGGAAGTATTTGAGGATCATATGAAtgttaaaaacaaaatggctaataaaaaatttgttaataataattattttttgaacttttttaataaaaagaagaaaaaaagcaaGGATAGCTTTCCCCCTACAGCAACTGCGACCGACGCAGCTGATACTACTGTGATTGTTACTTCCAAAGCTCCCGCTAATTCTTCTGCTAATTATatcaatatttataatgagGAAGGGGAAGACGACAGAAGGGTAAGTGAAAAAGGAACAAATCTTTCGAAAGAACATTCATATGAACAAAACTACTATTTAGaatgtgaaaaaatatacagtGATGAAATAGGAAATTCTGATGTGGATATGAACACTGTGGATGatgaaaaaagttataataagaaaaacatatataaaaaattaccgTTAAGTGAAAATGAATATTCAGATATGTCTGATAAGGATAACATTTTGGTTTATTCGACAAAGAAAGATACTTATAGTAAAAAGGATGATTCAGATCTACAAGataataaaagagaaaatgtcaataatttaaaagaaaagaaaaaaaaaaaaaaagaaaaaaaaaaagagaattttAGTCATTTAAATGAGGAGAATGAAAAAGAGTTTATTGATAACAGTATGATAAATCTTCATGAAATAACCTCTCTCACATTTTGGTATGAAGAGATATTAcctttaattaataatgaaaaaaaaaaaaatatattaatcgATCTAATGATTAGTAATTACATGCCAAGTGTCTTAAAAGGTTATTTTTGggaaatgaatataaataacaaattaaatttaactgaatattttgttcaaatattaattaaaaatacaaattttatacagtcctatatatatacgaataaTAAGCAATACCATAATCACGTTTCGAGATATTTCAAGTCTTTAATTTCGTTGAGAAATAGCAGCTTAAATGTTATGGAATCCAATACGAAGGAGGGGCATAAGAGTTATTCGACCATAAAAACTTACGACACctataaaaaagaagcatGTGAATATGATAAGGAGGACATGAAAAATAAGTCTACTGATGGAGAAGAACAGATGGAAGAGGAAAAATGTGAAGAGAAACATTTGGATAGGAGTGAGGAAAAGTGTAATGAACGATATGGTGAGGATAATACCGTGCAAAATAAGGAAGAAGAAATATCAAATTCGAGCATAAATCTGCTTCACCGATTTTCAGTACAGaagtttttttatcaaattttaATAGATTTAGATAGAacaatgtatataataaaaaaaaatcaagaatattttaaaagatataacGTCAACACTGATAAGTTTCTGCTCACACTTAACATGTCAGACACGAAGACGAAGTTGAACACCTTACTACAGATGTACGTGCTTTTTAAGCCGGAGTTGGGgtaacaaaagaaaaaaagaaataggaacatatacatatatatatatatatatgcgtgtaatacatatacatacacgtttatacaaaataaacgAGGGAGGAACAAAAGAACCTTCGTAATTTGAGAAGGGggaaattaaaagaaaaaaaaaaaaaaaaattgagatGGTTAATTGTGAAGAGCCGCTCATCTGTTGATCATTTGAGCATTTTATGTTCATATGGATGCATATGAAAATTAATTGTGTTAGTTATGTACAGGGTATGTCTTACATCGCTTTGgtattcttattatattgtaaCTTAGAGAAAGCCTTTGTCCATTTTGCAAACTTTATGGTAAGAACgatttttacttttgttaTGATGGTTTGACACTTCTTGCTCCTCCATTTTGTTTTGCTCCTCAATgctacatttttttctactCCTGGCACTTTTGTTACACATtatttctcttctttttttctcagGAGCGGAAGGCCATATACAACTTGTACAGTTTTAACaaggaagaaataaaagtatacatCTACACTGTTAAGGAGATTTTATCAAAGCGGAATATTGAAATATACAAGGAGATTATTAAACAATATAACattgataatatttttattcagtGGTTTTATACTGTCTTTTTAACGTAATTATATTAAgctctttgttttttttgtttttttttttttttattttattttaaatttccaACGAATTGATGAAATGGATTTTactatcaatttttttttttttttgtatagtagcttgtaatattttttcaatgtaATTATcctcatcatttttttatttcatttttaggTGTTTACCTTTCCACATATTCATTCGCGTATTTgacatatacacatttaaTGACAAAATTGTGTATGaggtaattataaaatatgttttcataaaattaatagaaaGTGCAGTTTTCCGAGCACAAAGTTGTCTTTATATTaccataataatttttttttttttttttttttttaaactcagacaataatatgcatatttatgtattttaacaaattccATCATATGGAAAATGTGGATAtggttataaaaaatttatcctCCTTTTCATTCAATACACATATTCAGGTATAACATATTAGTAACAAAACagaaagaaatttttttcgatttttatatttaccgTTTTCTTTATGTGCTCTTTAACTACCATCATTTTACTTTTGTAGGAAGACAAATTCTGGaacatgttaaaaaaaataaaaataaagaaaagaaagatcCAGTATTATAGGGAAAAGTATTTCAGTAAAGCTAACAGTAAGGAATTTCGTTTATTGCAGTTGAACTTCTTaaatgttttgttttgttttgttttttttgcacACCATTGTGTTACTTTGCCTACGTTACAAATTCagtaaacaaaatttttttttctttttaggAGATGATATAAACGAAAGATAAACTTAAGTAGAAAGGGATAAATTTGTCAACAAATTGTATCGATATTGgggaaagaagaaaaaaagggggaaaGATGGCGTTTTTAAGCATacgttaatatatatatatatatatattaacgtGTGCTTCCCTATGTCTTATGCTAAACATTACgacaatttttttgtttctatttttttgtatatattttggtGCAAAacattcttttaatttttcttttaaacatGTATTAcatgaattaatttttttttcccattaaTGCAATTTtaacatacatatttttagttATTGTAAAGAAACATATGCATCGGCGTTTATTATATgtagatacatatatatatatatatgtgtgtatgtgtgtgtgtagctatatatattatatgtttatatatactactCTGGTATATACTCTTGAACATATGTAATGGCATAACAAAAactgttaaaaaaaacataataagcttttaaaatttgttattcaaaaatttatgaaatatataaatagttattattcccataaatagataaatgaaaattggGGAAGGGAGTATacgaaaaaaaggaacatcaaaaaatattcacttaaaaaaaaaacaaaatgaaaaacaaaaaaagtaatggaaactgaaaaaatattaatatactaAAGTAAGCGAGAATGATTTTAATAAAGCAACTTTTATCAGGATGTCagcatacacatatatacgtatatgtacgtacgtatatatgtacatatgtatgtatgcttgtatgtgtgtaaatatatttatgacaAAACCTGCTATAGATATAATGGAAGATATCATATcgacatattattttaaaactcagaacaaaaaatttacata from Plasmodium malariae genome assembly, chromosome: 13 includes these protein-coding regions:
- the PmUG01_13053200 gene encoding GTPase-activating protein, putative, with translation MEEKEADTIVDNIGYKIGDKKEDKIKGEKNVNVKMGDIMRKQKTSPLIDQNDGNMDNKYYSKINSSDEKIEKRKSFSKDIIASLDENIYKHDAYTNTNIKDEVFFSDEKRKNDRSGYNERKVASSSSDHIEDKKIVYNEKQKSKTFFVNKLSNSNRSNYANNSDKNNRINCSTLNDYKKKSDEKSLEGGKKGNYSISRSEKEEKYNKKRNSSQTNAKDNHKGKGEHKEEGHEERHGEGHEERHGEGHEEDHEEDHEEDHEEDHEEDHEEDHEEDQEEDQEEDYHYQDKQCKEKKKKNSSRKDNIRDRVYEYSHNVIYHELYIELLHENKSLQNEIKNLKKIIEMQKILIKSKEEVFEDHMNVKNKMANKKFVNNNYFLNFFNKKKKKSKDSFPPTATATDAADTTVIVTSKAPANSSANYINIYNEEGEDDRRVSEKGTNLSKEHSYEQNYYLECEKIYSDEIGNSDVDMNTVDDEKSYNKKNIYKKLPLSENEYSDMSDKDNILVYSTKKDTYSKKDDSDLQDNKRENVNNLKEKKKKKKEKKKENFSHLNEENEKEFIDNSMINLHEITSLTFWYEEILPLINNEKKKNILIDLMISNYMPSVLKGYFWEMNINNKLNLTEYFVQILIKNTNFIQSYIYTNNKQYHNHVSRYFKSLISLRNSSLNVMESNTKEGHKSYSTIKTYDTYKKEACEYDKEDMKNKSTDGEEQMEEEKCEEKHLDRSEEKCNERYGEDNTVQNKEEEISNSSINLLHRFSVQKFFYQILIDLDRTMYIIKKNQEYFKRYNVNTDKFLLTLNMSDTKTKLNTLLQMYVLFKPELGYVQGMSYIALVFLLYCNLEKAFVHFANFMERKAIYNLYSFNKEEIKVYIYTVKEILSKRNIEIYKEIIKQYNIDNIFIQWFYTVFLTCLPFHIFIRVFDIYTFNDKIVYETIICIFMYFNKFHHMENVDMVIKNLSSFSFNTHIQEDKFWNMLKKIKIKKRKIQYYREKYFSKANRDDINER
- the BET5 gene encoding trafficking protein particle complex subunit 1, putative; its protein translation is MLKNMSHDKITEAFETSCEYYYFYIFYKNLCIYSIDLKKDDKEKKNKGNKNETEKLLLGSIYAINYLCFNIQPNKRLKNLYKSIENSNKNLNQSSKRYNQNFDNMQGNLHVGNFNSFNTPLYKLHYFETLTAYKFVLITHKNTPNLSNFLRDIYKTLFLDFVILNPLYQIGDEIRDKIFDEKITERIKGLIHG
- the PmUG01_13053000 gene encoding conserved Plasmodium protein, unknown function, whose translation is MAIDSETFYGKGKDRKVSSFEGNIEKYSVLKRISNFNDTNTNSIKKRYFYKQHDALLYYRELLKWGESNIHQDDKYDYSKYDKADNDDNRVTEGSNHNDNKKVVLYTEELENGKRCFILDSFYNFLKSYCIYALSLDEIYFGDKKDKDKNSLPINRSRKEDEMHLYELIITNENRWLFFDIEYDMINNYESKNHILFIFLIELCLFVYTYFDIKICLNDILILESSSNEKISFHIIVKNIHILNYNYYEYLVDYCYFFLKNNMNIPENNFYDKYKKYQTKMKQQQNYLLFSNENYVKYFVDLFINHIITTIEQSENACIINSSTVYIQCEPKGPILNKNYYTFNDSNFYSYTNMRYPKYQAYDTNARCFDKVSDCTNLTNLRTAQNIYNGRIERSSNNLMNKNTFDLINDFSEVQDLVTAIEEGRYPQISNGIINNCIGCSTKSEKTDEERGEKVEKNKKKGFYFDLYNHMLEYIVEHYIKKLKNENYHDEQTENYIILLFAIKKDVNLGSNVHRGGSKDDKRGNNWGDDGDDKKDDLNNRLKDDQDLKYCELSSKLEEYNYSKQMGKDSVKRLIQKQKNNFVCACGQSMETNREVVMLKCIIDNSVYSRNRNFRMIFSSKKKNNNKLLVSNSNVKKYDKRDISNLILKSLVAFYFKSDLPYKISEDALFKNDKLKNKYGEINFINHGAVNIYNSSSNNNSSSTSILLKMKQRNVQRNVSLDLVNYDHAHNMLKIIFYWNFELYKNFKKNKIYVNNFQSEINKEYFYRIILIYNNLKYENYEHINQCNISSTLNFENEEKCFEQGVIKNACEESQGNVLSKEDNQKRNKHERKGRAQDNAYKGILSINYNYLDKYDILFLKNETFFFYVLSEYKKIFNIKADGYPSLLIKYFIYSISCNNDEYTLNFRDNKYCKNKNLSHKSNHIYIIYNYIKNLFVQKCHDNECSYFVSEIYYL